One window of the Cyanobium sp. AMD-g genome contains the following:
- a CDS encoding transglutaminase family protein produces the protein MFFRIHHRLSYRYDRPVFLEPMTLRLTPRQDGSQRILEHHLQLVDPAAGLTRVLEPDGTDAMVAWFQQEQDQLTIEVDMLLETLRSNPYDWIVTHREAQHLPVDYPEAEACSLAGCRHGQIDPAVRAWAQAIADKVEGSATAFLGALADEIHHGFHHVGRLEGEPTSAAETLATLTGACRDTAVLYIAACRSQGLAARFVSGYSMHHPPEVSEHELHAWAEVYLPGGGWRGFDPSLGLAVADGHVVLAAAPDHHLAAPVSGRYRGTGVGSSLAYLIRLQAASSREELEGTAQPMVSS, from the coding sequence ATGTTCTTCCGCATCCACCACCGGCTCAGCTACCGCTACGACCGGCCCGTTTTCCTGGAGCCCATGACCCTGCGGCTGACCCCCCGCCAGGACGGCAGCCAGAGGATCCTGGAGCACCATCTGCAGCTGGTGGATCCCGCCGCTGGCCTCACGCGTGTGCTGGAGCCGGATGGCACCGACGCCATGGTGGCCTGGTTCCAGCAGGAGCAGGACCAGCTGACGATCGAGGTGGACATGCTGCTGGAAACCCTGCGCAGCAATCCCTACGACTGGATCGTGACCCACAGGGAGGCCCAACACCTGCCGGTGGACTACCCGGAGGCGGAGGCCTGCTCCCTGGCGGGCTGCCGGCATGGCCAGATCGATCCGGCCGTCCGTGCCTGGGCCCAGGCCATCGCCGACAAGGTCGAGGGATCGGCCACCGCGTTCCTCGGCGCCCTTGCCGATGAGATCCACCACGGCTTCCACCATGTGGGCCGGCTGGAGGGGGAACCCACCTCGGCGGCGGAGACCCTCGCAACGCTGACTGGAGCCTGCAGGGACACGGCCGTTCTGTACATCGCGGCCTGCCGCAGCCAGGGCCTGGCGGCGCGCTTCGTCAGCGGCTATTCGATGCACCATCCCCCTGAGGTGAGCGAGCATGAGCTGCACGCCTGGGCGGAGGTGTATCTGCCAGGGGGGGGTTGGAGGGGTTTCGATCCCAGCCTGGGCCTGGCTGTGGCCGATGGCCATGTGGTGCTGGCCGCTGCACCGGATCACCATCTGGCGGCGCCGGTCAGCGGACGTTATCGGGGAACCGGCGTGGGCTCCAGCCTGGCCTACCTGATCCGGTTGCAGGCCGCCTCCAGCCGCGAGGAGCTGGAGGGAACGGCTCAGCCGATGGTCTCGAGCTGA
- a CDS encoding bile acid:sodium symporter, translating into MAQASAALVSLTLFTIMFALGLGLQLEAIAQLRHRPALVIRVLIGSCVLVPLVALVLMKLPLSFALSPQARFGIALMAVSPSAPLTLRKAGKTGGDRQLAALLQACAAVAAIVSIPLLADLFRASFGIDGWDIAPREVALQVGKAQVLPLLAGLLLRRWQPEWVARLEGPLDKLANGLLLLLIVLVLIKAGPLLVPFVASNGLALGFMAVMVAAALAIGFLMAGPEPRERTTVALVMSMRNPGLALLFATTYGAGMPGLKLAVLAYLLITVLLSVPFLRWRRAPLPTA; encoded by the coding sequence ATGGCCCAGGCCTCTGCCGCACTCGTCAGCCTCACCCTGTTCACGATCATGTTCGCCCTCGGCCTGGGGTTGCAGCTGGAGGCGATCGCGCAGTTGCGGCATCGGCCCGCCCTGGTGATCCGCGTGCTGATCGGCTCCTGTGTGCTGGTGCCCCTGGTGGCGCTGGTGCTGATGAAGTTGCCCCTGAGCTTCGCCCTCTCCCCGCAGGCTCGCTTCGGCATCGCCCTGATGGCGGTCAGCCCAAGCGCTCCGCTCACCTTGCGCAAGGCCGGCAAGACGGGGGGCGACCGCCAGCTGGCGGCGCTGCTTCAGGCCTGCGCGGCCGTGGCCGCGATCGTTTCCATTCCCCTGCTGGCCGATCTGTTCCGGGCCTCCTTCGGCATTGATGGCTGGGACATCGCCCCCCGGGAGGTGGCCCTGCAGGTGGGCAAGGCCCAGGTGCTGCCGCTGCTGGCCGGCCTGCTGCTGAGGCGCTGGCAGCCCGAATGGGTGGCGCGGCTGGAGGGGCCGCTCGACAAGCTCGCCAACGGCCTGCTTCTGCTGCTGATCGTGCTCGTGCTGATCAAGGCCGGCCCTTTGCTGGTGCCGTTCGTGGCCTCCAACGGGCTGGCCCTGGGCTTCATGGCGGTGATGGTGGCCGCGGCCCTGGCCATCGGCTTCCTCATGGCTGGCCCGGAGCCTCGCGAGCGCACCACCGTGGCCTTGGTCATGTCGATGCGCAATCCGGGCCTGGCCCTGCTGTTCGCCACCACCTACGGCGCCGGGATGCCCGGGCTGAAGCTGGCCGTGCTGGCCTACCTGCTGATCACCGTGCTGCTCTCGGTTCCCTTCCTGCGCTGGCGCAGAGCCCCGCTGCCAACGGCTTGA
- a CDS encoding transglutaminase family protein, giving the protein MLIRLGCELTLSCWAPTPVLALVHPHGSRLEDRRGPERLWLSPDRIAEVLTDADGNRACRFMASAGSTTLKFEVVVADDGHPDPVAAEVGECPVAALPIVTYPYLNPSRYCDTDRLAQVAWGRFGGVRPGWSRVQAICDWVHEQLRFDYGAARSDKTAHDALREGRGVCRDFAHLAISLCRCLNIPARYCTGYLGYTGVTALPDPIDYSAWFEAFLEDRWHVFDARYNTPRIGRVLIARGRDAADVPFLRSFGDHQLTGFRVITEAMAPSERAPH; this is encoded by the coding sequence ATGCTGATCCGGCTCGGTTGCGAACTGACCCTCTCCTGCTGGGCCCCGACGCCGGTTCTGGCCCTGGTCCATCCCCATGGCAGCCGCCTGGAGGATCGGCGCGGCCCGGAGCGGTTGTGGCTGAGCCCCGATCGCATCGCCGAGGTGCTCACCGATGCCGACGGCAACCGTGCCTGCCGCTTCATGGCCTCTGCCGGCAGCACCACGCTGAAGTTTGAAGTGGTGGTGGCCGATGATGGCCATCCTGATCCGGTGGCTGCGGAGGTGGGGGAGTGCCCTGTGGCGGCGCTGCCGATCGTGACCTACCCCTACCTCAATCCCAGCCGCTACTGCGATACCGACCGGCTGGCCCAGGTCGCCTGGGGGCGTTTCGGCGGTGTCCGGCCGGGCTGGTCGCGGGTGCAGGCCATCTGCGACTGGGTGCATGAGCAGCTCCGCTTCGACTACGGCGCCGCCCGCAGCGACAAGACCGCCCACGATGCCCTGCGGGAGGGGCGCGGCGTCTGTCGGGATTTCGCCCACCTGGCCATCAGCCTCTGCCGTTGTCTCAACATCCCGGCCCGTTATTGCACCGGCTACCTGGGCTACACGGGCGTGACGGCCCTGCCTGATCCGATCGACTACTCCGCCTGGTTCGAGGCGTTCCTCGAAGATCGCTGGCATGTCTTTGATGCCCGTTACAACACGCCGCGCATCGGTCGGGTGCTGATCGCCCGGGGCCGGGACGCGGCGGACGTGCCCTTCCTGCGCTCCTTCGGCGATCACCAACTCACCGGGTTCCGGGTCATCACCGAGGCGATGGCCCCCTCCGAGCGCGCCCCCCACTGA
- a CDS encoding ATP-binding cassette domain-containing protein → MAIVRAQGLGKTYRVADKQPGLAGTLRHFVNRRERMIAAVQDVSFAIEPGEFVGFLGANGAGKTTTLKMLTGLIHPTSGTVEVAGCVPHRRQAAFLGQITLVMGQKQQLIWDLPPLDSLRVNAAVYGIPPAESRRRIDELADMLELGDELRRPVRKLSLGQRMKAELLAALLHRPAVLFLDEPTLGLDVNAQARVRSFLADYNRRFGATVLLTSHYMADITALCPRVLLIHEGRLFYDGSLETLTQRLAPCREVRLELHAPLGADVFASYGDVEAIEGREVRLLIPRERLTEQVGRLLADLAVVDLSVSDPPIEDIIGRLFHQGAVA, encoded by the coding sequence ATGGCCATCGTCCGCGCGCAGGGCCTCGGCAAGACCTACCGGGTGGCCGACAAGCAACCCGGACTGGCCGGCACCCTGCGTCACTTCGTGAACCGCCGCGAGCGCATGATCGCGGCGGTCCAGGACGTGAGTTTCGCCATCGAGCCCGGCGAATTCGTCGGCTTTCTCGGGGCGAACGGCGCCGGCAAGACCACCACCCTCAAGATGCTCACGGGGCTGATCCACCCCACCAGCGGCACGGTGGAGGTGGCCGGCTGTGTGCCCCATCGCCGCCAGGCGGCCTTCCTCGGCCAGATCACCCTGGTGATGGGCCAGAAGCAGCAGCTGATCTGGGATCTGCCGCCGCTGGATTCCCTGCGGGTCAACGCCGCCGTCTACGGCATCCCCCCAGCGGAAAGCCGGCGTCGCATCGACGAGCTGGCCGACATGCTCGAACTCGGAGACGAGCTGCGCCGGCCGGTGCGCAAGCTCTCCCTCGGCCAGCGGATGAAGGCGGAGCTGCTGGCGGCCCTGCTGCACCGGCCGGCGGTGCTCTTTCTGGATGAACCCACCCTGGGGCTGGATGTGAACGCCCAGGCCCGGGTGCGCAGTTTTCTGGCCGATTACAACCGCCGCTTCGGGGCCACCGTGCTGCTCACCAGCCATTACATGGCCGACATCACCGCCCTCTGCCCCAGGGTGCTGCTGATCCACGAGGGGCGCCTCTTCTACGACGGCAGCCTGGAGACGCTCACCCAGCGCCTGGCCCCCTGCCGCGAGGTGCGCCTCGAGCTGCATGCGCCCCTGGGGGCCGACGTCTTCGCCAGTTACGGCGACGTGGAGGCCATCGAGGGGCGCGAGGTGCGGCTGCTGATCCCGAGGGAACGGCTCACCGAGCAGGTGGGACGGCTGCTGGCCGATCTCGCCGTGGTCGATCTTTCCGTGTCTGACCCACCGATCGAGGACATCATCGGCCGGCTGTTCCATCAGGGGGCCGTGGCATGA
- a CDS encoding galactose oxidase translates to MSVTPQAPLALASWPYLGPEQLLPSRSRQVCLTCHWFRHHADADSLPLLSCQWHQALICHGDHLTQRCPRWIEPLLVGGGWCPEAS, encoded by the coding sequence ATGTCCGTCACCCCGCAAGCCCCCCTGGCCCTCGCCTCCTGGCCCTACCTGGGGCCCGAGCAACTGCTGCCCAGCCGCAGCCGTCAGGTCTGCCTCACCTGCCACTGGTTTCGTCACCACGCCGACGCCGACAGCCTCCCCCTGCTCAGCTGCCAGTGGCATCAGGCCCTGATCTGCCACGGTGACCACCTCACCCAGCGCTGTCCCCGCTGGATCGAGCCGCTCCTGGTCGGCGGTGGCTGGTGCCCGGAAGCCTCCTGA
- a CDS encoding fatty acid desaturase: MAIFWGWLASLVALLLAHPAQWPAPAILLAVAGRTFLQTGLFILGHDAMHRTLVPGRPGLNDGLGRLALVLYAGLPYGPSRRQHLRHHRSPGSLRDPDFRFASGDGALRWYVRFMGNYLSWKQLALLLITWITAAALLLELDPQRAINVVAFWVLPLVLSSFQLFLFGTYLPHRSQGSGPLPAGSHAVRSLGYSHLLSLLACYHFGYHWEHHAYPAVPWFRLPDLRRRVSLDHGPANGSRRLGLAR; encoded by the coding sequence ATGGCGATCTTCTGGGGCTGGTTGGCCAGCCTTGTCGCCTTGTTGCTGGCCCATCCGGCCCAGTGGCCTGCGCCGGCCATTCTGCTGGCTGTCGCAGGACGGACGTTTCTCCAGACCGGCCTGTTCATCCTGGGTCACGACGCCATGCACCGCACCCTGGTGCCCGGGCGCCCTGGCCTCAACGACGGACTGGGTCGCCTGGCCCTGGTGCTTTACGCCGGCTTGCCCTATGGGCCCTCTCGCCGCCAGCATCTGCGCCATCACCGCTCCCCTGGCAGCCTCCGGGATCCCGATTTCCGTTTCGCCAGTGGCGATGGTGCCCTGCGCTGGTATGTGCGATTCATGGGCAACTATCTCTCCTGGAAGCAGTTGGCCCTGCTCCTGATCACCTGGATCACCGCTGCAGCACTGCTACTGGAACTGGACCCCCAACGGGCGATCAATGTGGTCGCATTCTGGGTGCTGCCGCTGGTGCTGAGCTCGTTTCAACTGTTCCTCTTCGGTACCTATCTTCCCCATCGCAGCCAAGGATCAGGACCTCTTCCTGCCGGCAGCCATGCCGTGCGAAGTCTGGGGTACTCACACCTTCTCTCCCTGCTGGCTTGTTATCACTTCGGCTACCACTGGGAGCACCATGCCTACCCGGCAGTGCCCTGGTTCCGGCTGCCGGACTTGAGGCGACGCGTTTCTCTTGATCACGGCCCGGCTAACGGCTCGCGGCGGCTCGGGCTTGCGCGTTAA
- a CDS encoding phycobilisome rod-core linker polypeptide: MALPLLAARPSSLNARVPSFAIASEESPRQAVATLETGKTVGDRLGLDVQIEQAYRQIFFHAFKVDREVVLESQLRSGQITMRDFIRGLLLSRRFREGFYDCNSNYRLVEQLVGRVLGRPVYGEQERIRYSILIAQHGLVTLVDALLDSAEYLETFGYDTVPYQRSRVLPGRAQGERPFNQQAPRYDGRWRDVIATRAPRGTSPWSPGTPRAAWLGEQPSPLARQIWQGLVTAGGFAITGLVLWTAAAMLSTAAQ, from the coding sequence ATGGCCCTTCCCCTGCTCGCCGCCCGACCCTCGAGCCTCAATGCCAGGGTGCCGAGTTTCGCGATCGCCAGTGAGGAATCTCCCCGCCAGGCCGTTGCCACCCTGGAGACCGGCAAGACCGTTGGAGATCGCCTCGGTCTGGACGTTCAAATCGAGCAGGCTTACCGCCAGATCTTCTTTCATGCCTTCAAGGTGGATCGCGAAGTGGTGCTGGAATCCCAGCTCCGTAGCGGACAGATCACCATGAGGGATTTCATCCGCGGATTGTTGCTTTCCAGAAGATTCCGTGAAGGCTTCTATGACTGCAACAGCAACTATCGGCTGGTGGAGCAGCTGGTTGGCAGGGTTCTGGGCCGGCCTGTCTATGGCGAACAGGAACGTATCCGCTATTCCATCCTGATTGCCCAGCATGGGCTCGTCACCCTGGTGGATGCCCTGCTCGACTCGGCGGAGTATCTCGAGACCTTTGGTTACGACACGGTGCCCTACCAACGCTCCCGCGTGCTGCCGGGTCGGGCCCAGGGTGAGCGCCCCTTCAACCAGCAAGCTCCCCGTTACGACGGCCGCTGGCGCGATGTGATCGCCACCAGGGCGCCCCGTGGCACCAGCCCCTGGTCGCCGGGCACGCCCCGGGCCGCCTGGCTCGGGGAGCAGCCCTCACCACTGGCGCGCCAGATCTGGCAGGGCTTGGTCACCGCCGGCGGCTTTGCGATCACGGGCTTGGTGCTGTGGACGGCGGCGGCGATGCTGAGCACCGCGGCGCAGTGA
- a CDS encoding mechanosensitive ion channel family protein — protein sequence MGIGILLLGVVLAYPYIPGANSKAFQGAGLFVGVLAALGSSAVAANLIGGLMLTYTRAFQEGDRVSINGTVGIVHDCALLVTRLRTPRNEVVSIPNATVLGASIVNYSLARREIAEPVVIATTVTIGYDVPWRQVHRLMLDAASATAGISRERPPFVLQTSLNDFHISYELNAYVVDVDTYRSTLSELLGAIQDQFAGAGVEILSPGYHAMRDGNGSTVPPWPSESFGTPTPTPPGAG from the coding sequence GTGGGGATCGGCATCCTGCTGCTCGGCGTGGTGCTGGCCTACCCCTACATCCCTGGGGCCAACAGCAAGGCCTTCCAGGGGGCCGGCCTGTTCGTGGGGGTGCTGGCGGCCCTGGGCTCGAGTGCCGTGGCCGCCAACCTCATCGGTGGGCTGATGCTCACGTACACCAGGGCCTTCCAGGAGGGTGACCGGGTCAGCATCAACGGCACTGTCGGCATCGTTCACGACTGTGCCCTGTTGGTGACTCGCCTGCGAACCCCCCGCAATGAGGTGGTGAGCATCCCCAACGCCACCGTGCTGGGGGCTTCGATCGTCAATTACAGCCTGGCCCGCCGGGAGATCGCTGAGCCGGTGGTGATCGCCACCACCGTCACCATCGGCTACGACGTGCCCTGGCGCCAGGTGCATCGGCTGATGCTGGACGCGGCCAGCGCCACCGCAGGCATCAGCCGGGAGAGGCCTCCGTTCGTGCTCCAGACCTCCTTGAACGACTTCCACATCAGCTACGAGCTCAACGCCTACGTGGTGGATGTGGACACCTACCGCAGCACCCTCTCCGAGCTGCTGGGGGCCATCCAGGATCAGTTCGCCGGCGCTGGCGTCGAGATCCTCTCTCCCGGCTACCACGCCATGCGTGACGGCAACGGCAGCACGGTGCCCCCCTGGCCTTCCGAGTCCTTCGGCACTCCGACCCCCACGCCGCCCGGCGCCGGTTGA
- a CDS encoding RNA-binding protein, which translates to MTIYIGNLSFDAEVEDVKNLFAQYGELRQCTLPLDRDTGRKRGFAFVEMTNDADETKAIDDLQDVEWMGRSIRVNKAEPRTGGGGGGGGGRSGGGGGYGGGGGGYGGGGGGRSRY; encoded by the coding sequence ATGACCATTTACATCGGAAATCTTTCCTTCGACGCCGAAGTGGAAGATGTCAAAAATCTGTTTGCCCAGTACGGCGAACTGCGCCAGTGCACCCTTCCCCTTGATCGCGACACCGGCCGCAAAAGGGGCTTCGCCTTCGTTGAGATGACCAACGACGCCGACGAAACCAAGGCCATCGATGATCTTCAGGACGTCGAGTGGATGGGTCGCAGCATCCGCGTCAACAAGGCTGAGCCCCGCACCGGTGGCGGTGGCGGCGGCGGCGGTGGTCGCTCCGGCGGCGGTGGCGGCTATGGCGGTGGTGGTGGCGGCTACGGCGGTGGCGGCGGCGGCCGCAGCCGCTACTGA
- a CDS encoding orange carotenoid-binding protein, with amino-acid sequence MFTLEKASQIFPDTLSADVVPALTARFALLSAEDQLALIWFAYLEMGKTITIAAPGAARMQFAEPVLNRIKAMTFAEQSQVMVDLANRADTDICRTYAIWSVNIKLGFWYRLGEWMEEGLVAPIPEGYQLSANAASVLSSLKGIDAGQQITVLRNFVVDMGFDPSKVDGAERIAEPIVLPTAPEQRTKVSIAGIDNATILSYMDLLNANDFDQLIKLFLPDGALQPPFQRPIVGTDAVLRFFREDCQNLKLLPESGVSEPSDGGFTQIKVTGKVQTPWFGAGVGMNVAWRFLLDPENRIYFVAIDLLASPAELLKFAR; translated from the coding sequence ATGTTCACGCTCGAAAAAGCGTCCCAGATCTTTCCGGACACCCTTTCCGCCGATGTGGTGCCCGCCCTCACCGCTCGGTTCGCTCTGCTGAGCGCGGAAGATCAGCTGGCGCTGATCTGGTTCGCCTACCTCGAGATGGGCAAGACCATCACCATCGCTGCGCCCGGGGCGGCCCGCATGCAGTTCGCCGAGCCGGTGCTCAACCGGATCAAGGCCATGACCTTCGCCGAGCAGAGCCAGGTGATGGTGGATCTGGCCAACAGGGCCGACACCGACATCTGCCGCACCTATGCGATCTGGTCGGTCAACATCAAGCTGGGCTTCTGGTATCGCCTGGGCGAGTGGATGGAGGAAGGTCTCGTCGCCCCCATCCCCGAGGGGTATCAGCTCTCTGCCAACGCCGCTTCGGTGCTGTCCTCGCTGAAGGGCATTGATGCCGGTCAACAGATCACCGTGCTGCGCAACTTCGTCGTTGACATGGGCTTCGACCCCAGCAAGGTGGACGGGGCTGAGCGCATCGCTGAGCCGATCGTGCTGCCCACGGCCCCCGAGCAGCGCACCAAGGTGTCGATCGCGGGAATCGACAATGCCACGATCCTCTCCTACATGGATCTGCTCAACGCCAACGATTTCGACCAGCTGATCAAGCTGTTCCTTCCCGATGGCGCCCTGCAGCCCCCCTTCCAGCGTCCGATCGTCGGCACCGATGCCGTGCTGCGCTTCTTCCGCGAAGATTGCCAGAACCTCAAGCTTCTTCCCGAAAGTGGCGTGAGTGAGCCCTCCGATGGCGGCTTCACCCAGATCAAGGTCACCGGAAAGGTTCAGACCCCCTGGTTCGGCGCCGGCGTCGGCATGAATGTGGCCTGGCGTTTCCTGCTGGATCCCGAGAACAGGATCTACTTCGTGGCGATCGACCTGCTGGCGTCCCCGGCCGAGTTGCTCAAATTCGCACGCTGA
- a CDS encoding Nif11-like leader peptide family natural product precursor has translation MSWSELERLVEEAETDEVIRRGLRHCRSRAELLLAARRLGFGVTRVDLQRAWQLQHQAG, from the coding sequence ATGAGCTGGAGTGAACTGGAGCGCCTTGTTGAGGAGGCGGAGACGGATGAGGTGATCCGCCGCGGGCTGCGTCACTGCCGCTCCAGAGCGGAACTGCTGCTGGCGGCCCGCCGGCTGGGGTTCGGCGTCACCCGGGTGGATCTGCAGCGGGCCTGGCAACTGCAGCATCAAGCAGGCTGA
- a CDS encoding ABC-2 family transporter protein, which yields MRGALRQRLAHARRIAAVLLSSQYAYMLEYRAEIVLWALSGVLPFIMLGLWSAVDAGGGLGMNSLQLARYFLSAFVVRQFTIVWVMYTFEEDNLSGRLSPYLLQPLPLVWRYVAAHLSEQATRLPFVAMLVGLFFLLYPAAFWWPSLPSVLLAVLATLAAFALRFLMQFTLTMVCFWSEKASALERLLYLPYLYLSGLVAPLALYPEGVRAFAFWTPFPYMVDVPARILAGETVPVLQSFAAMAAWAALLLPINLLLWRRGLRHYSAMGA from the coding sequence ATGAGGGGGGCCCTGCGCCAGCGGCTGGCCCATGCCCGCCGCATCGCTGCTGTGCTGCTCTCCAGCCAGTACGCCTACATGCTCGAGTACCGGGCCGAGATCGTGCTCTGGGCGCTCTCGGGGGTGCTGCCCTTCATCATGCTGGGCCTGTGGAGCGCCGTTGATGCCGGCGGCGGCCTGGGGATGAACTCCCTGCAGCTGGCCCGCTACTTCCTGTCGGCCTTTGTGGTGCGCCAGTTCACGATCGTGTGGGTGATGTACACCTTCGAGGAGGACAACCTCAGCGGCCGCCTGTCGCCCTACCTGCTCCAACCCCTGCCCCTGGTGTGGCGCTACGTGGCCGCCCATCTCTCGGAGCAGGCCACCCGCCTGCCCTTCGTGGCGATGCTGGTGGGGCTGTTCTTCCTTCTCTATCCCGCCGCCTTCTGGTGGCCCTCGCTGCCGTCGGTGCTGCTCGCGGTGCTGGCCACCCTGGCCGCCTTCGCCCTGCGCTTCCTGATGCAGTTCACCCTGACGATGGTGTGCTTCTGGAGCGAGAAGGCCAGCGCCCTGGAACGCCTGCTCTACCTCCCCTACCTCTATCTCTCCGGCCTGGTGGCCCCCCTGGCCCTCTATCCCGAGGGAGTCCGGGCTTTCGCCTTCTGGACCCCCTTCCCGTACATGGTCGACGTGCCCGCCAGGATCCTGGCCGGTGAGACCGTGCCGGTGCTGCAGAGCTTCGCGGCCATGGCCGCCTGGGCCGCCCTGCTGCTGCCGATCAACCTGCTGCTGTGGCGCCGGGGGCTGCGCCACTATTCGGCCATGGGGGCCTGA